One genomic window of Campylobacter fetus subsp. fetus includes the following:
- the pheS gene encoding phenylalanine--tRNA ligase subunit alpha — protein MQEIIDKIDQALSLDELEKIRVELFGKKGIITNEFAKLKDIPSDEKKAFAENLNIKRDTLTVHINDKKSILEKEFIKAKMRASAVDITLFNEPLNTGALHPVMDTMDRIIEYFVAQNFSIESGPLIEDDFHNFEALNLPKYHPARDMQDTFYLKDFRLLRTHTSPVQVRTMLNNKPPIRMIAPGAVFRRDLDLTHTPMFHQVEGLVVEDEGSVSFSNLKYILEDFLRYMFGEVKVRFRPSFFPFTEPSTEADISCIFCGSKGCRVCKQTGWLEVLGSGVVDPNVFKAVGYKNVSGYAFGLGVERFAMLLHQIPDLRSLFEGDIRLLEQFK, from the coding sequence TTGCAAGAGATAATTGATAAGATAGATCAAGCTTTGAGCCTTGACGAACTTGAAAAAATAAGAGTTGAACTTTTCGGAAAAAAAGGCATTATAACGAACGAATTTGCAAAGTTAAAAGATATTCCTTCGGATGAAAAAAAAGCTTTTGCCGAGAATTTAAATATCAAAAGAGATACTTTAACCGTTCATATAAATGATAAAAAATCTATTCTTGAAAAAGAATTTATAAAAGCTAAAATGCGAGCTAGCGCTGTAGATATTACGCTTTTTAACGAGCCGTTAAATACCGGTGCACTTCATCCTGTTATGGATACGATGGATAGGATAATTGAGTATTTTGTAGCGCAGAATTTTAGCATAGAAAGCGGACCTCTCATCGAGGATGATTTTCATAATTTTGAAGCTTTAAATCTCCCAAAATACCACCCAGCAAGAGATATGCAAGATACGTTTTATTTAAAAGATTTTAGACTTCTTCGCACTCACACAAGTCCTGTTCAAGTAAGAACCATGTTGAATAATAAACCGCCTATTCGTATGATAGCTCCGGGAGCTGTTTTTAGACGCGATTTAGATCTAACTCATACTCCTATGTTTCACCAAGTAGAAGGACTTGTTGTAGAAGATGAAGGGAGTGTCAGCTTTTCAAATTTAAAATATATTTTAGAAGATTTTTTAAGATATATGTTTGGAGAGGTAAAAGTTAGATTTAGACCTAGCTTTTTTCCATTTACAGAACCTAGCACAGAGGCTGATATTAGCTGTATATTTTGTGGAAGTAAAGGCTGTAGAGTATGCAAGCAGACTGGCTGGCTTGAGGTATTAGGAAGTGGCGTTGTAGATCCAAATGTATTTAAAGCCGTAGGATATAAAAATGTAAGCGGCTATGCGTTTGGTCTTGGAGTAGAGAGATTTGCTATGTTGCTTCATCAAATTCCAGATTTAAGAAGCCTATTTGAGGGTGATATCAGACTTTTGGAGCAGTTTAAATGA
- a CDS encoding histidine triad nucleotide-binding protein, whose product MPCIFEKIVAGEIPSNKVLENDKFLAFHDINPKAPVHILIIPKKHYENFQVMDPSLMEEMTKFIQEVAATIGVDKTGYRLVTNCGENGGQEVMHLHFHLLGGTILKWTDSHSNDPKDSF is encoded by the coding sequence ATGCCTTGCATTTTTGAAAAAATAGTAGCCGGTGAAATACCATCAAATAAAGTACTTGAAAATGATAAATTTCTCGCATTCCACGATATAAATCCTAAAGCGCCTGTACATATACTTATCATACCAAAGAAGCACTATGAAAATTTTCAAGTAATGGATCCTAGCCTTATGGAGGAAATGACGAAATTTATTCAAGAAGTTGCAGCTACTATCGGTGTAGATAAGACAGGTTATAGACTAGTTACAAACTGTGGTGAAAATGGAGGACAAGAAGTTATGCACTTGCATTTTCATCTACTAGGCGGAACTATATTAAAATGGACGGATAGTCACTCAAACGATCCAAAAGATAGTTTTTGA
- a CDS encoding universal stress protein: protein MEIKKLFFPIGGGDNFEDRLYGALLVSKALKTHISFLASQMDFSLVCNLEMALNRGNIFSTFKDTVISELDDEKKRNYEIFSSLCDKLGITISDKPVAGVPTAEFHTKEGVRSKVVEYEAKFCDMIVAACPPEGEPTATFDSAVIKSGKNAIVIPRTLTEFKADNILIGWNGTSSISRAITQSMFLVKNSKKVHIIVTNKYFQNEQTIEKDILEYLSFHGINATFEVVKTTSVPGEALLQNALNGKFDMVIASSYGENGLKEMYLGGTTKYFLQNTPIPVFM, encoded by the coding sequence ATGGAGATTAAAAAACTGTTCTTCCCTATAGGCGGCGGAGATAATTTTGAAGATAGATTATACGGTGCTTTGCTAGTTAGTAAAGCTTTAAAAACACACATAAGCTTTCTTGCTTCTCAGATGGATTTTAGTCTAGTGTGCAATCTTGAAATGGCTTTAAATAGAGGAAATATATTTAGCACTTTTAAAGATACCGTAATTTCGGAATTAGATGATGAGAAGAAGAGAAATTATGAGATATTTAGTTCTCTTTGCGATAAATTAGGTATAACTATCAGTGATAAACCTGTAGCAGGCGTACCAACTGCCGAGTTCCATACTAAAGAAGGCGTTAGAAGCAAAGTTGTAGAGTATGAAGCGAAGTTTTGCGATATGATAGTCGCTGCTTGTCCGCCAGAAGGAGAACCTACTGCTACTTTTGATTCTGCTGTTATAAAAAGTGGAAAAAATGCGATAGTAATCCCAAGAACTTTAACAGAGTTTAAAGCAGATAATATTTTAATCGGTTGGAATGGGACTTCTAGTATATCAAGAGCTATAACTCAGTCTATGTTTTTAGTAAAAAATTCAAAAAAAGTACATATTATAGTTACAAATAAGTATTTTCAAAATGAACAAACCATAGAAAAAGATATTTTAGAATATCTATCTTTTCATGGCATCAACGCTACTTTTGAAGTCGTAAAAACTACATCGGTTCCAGGAGAAGCACTTCTTCAAAATGCTTTAAATGGCAAATTCGATATGGTTATAGCAAGCAGTTATGGTGAAAATGGATTGAAAGAGATGTATCTTGGCGGAACAACTAAGTACTTCTTGCAAAATACTCCGATTCCTGTTTTTATGTAG
- a CDS encoding polyribonucleotide nucleotidyltransferase: MQCSIEVNNQIEIFDLNKVAKQAAGAVLMRVKNTVVLAAVAREDAQVEEDFLPLTVQYIEKQYAAGRIPGGYVKRETKPGDFETLTSRIIDRSLRPLFPKGYAYPTQIVVMVLSSDPEVDLQVVSLNAASVALYLSDIPVNSPVCGVRVGHINGKFVINPSNSELKNSALDLYVAGVKDELLMIEMRSLPNEQNEIVPVIAIDPMMDPSLNEGFVSRQKMNEFSEDLMIDAIKLATEAILKGSNAYEEAFRNYKKETANLEYKPEIENENVAIYINEFYKEDVKAAINQMAKSERASELSKIAKQIALSEVAQKEGWDEALISNILGKYKKKLVRTGIIKDKKRADGRGLKDVRPISIETNILPNAHGSCLFTRGQTQALVVTTLGTDNDAQMSEYLTEKNAVADKFMFNYNFPGFSVGEASPLKAPGRRELGHGNLAKRALYPSIDLNSPYSLRVVSEILESNGSSSMASVCGGSLSLRAAGVETIKLVAGVAMGLVFEGDEHAVLTDIMGLEDHDGDMDFKVAGSKDGITALQMDIKLGGISLDVLKEALYQAKEARDHILNLMVKADEEIVVNEDVLPKLELFSVDPSKIVDIIGQAGKTIKEIIEKFEVSIDLDRDKGEVKIAGGERQKVEAAKDYIIQITQKEQRSGGFRNKREYKNVTPFNIGDEFEGEIKKMAAFGAFISLRDGVDGLLHISKIVSPLKEGDTIKVKVSDIKGGKISLDLN, translated from the coding sequence ATGCAGTGTTCAATAGAAGTAAATAATCAAATTGAAATTTTTGATCTTAATAAGGTTGCCAAACAAGCAGCCGGCGCAGTGTTAATGCGTGTAAAAAATACAGTTGTATTAGCCGCGGTTGCTAGAGAAGATGCTCAAGTAGAAGAGGATTTTTTACCTCTTACCGTGCAGTATATAGAAAAACAATACGCCGCTGGTAGAATACCAGGAGGATATGTCAAAAGAGAGACTAAACCAGGAGATTTTGAGACATTAACAAGCCGTATTATAGATAGAAGTTTAAGACCTTTATTCCCTAAAGGCTATGCATATCCGACTCAGATTGTCGTAATGGTTTTAAGTAGCGATCCAGAAGTGGATTTGCAAGTAGTGTCGCTAAATGCTGCGAGTGTAGCTTTATATCTTAGTGATATTCCGGTTAACAGTCCGGTTTGCGGTGTTAGGGTAGGGCATATAAACGGTAAATTTGTTATAAATCCAAGCAATTCAGAGCTAAAAAACTCTGCTCTTGATCTTTACGTGGCAGGCGTAAAAGATGAACTTCTTATGATAGAAATGAGAAGTTTACCCAATGAACAAAATGAAATTGTACCAGTCATCGCTATAGATCCTATGATGGATCCTAGTTTAAATGAAGGTTTCGTTTCAAGACAAAAAATGAATGAATTTAGTGAAGATCTTATGATAGATGCTATAAAATTAGCTACAGAAGCTATATTAAAAGGAAGCAACGCATATGAAGAGGCGTTTCGTAACTACAAAAAAGAGACTGCAAATTTAGAGTACAAGCCAGAGATAGAAAATGAAAATGTTGCGATATATATAAATGAATTTTACAAAGAAGATGTAAAAGCGGCTATAAATCAAATGGCTAAAAGCGAAAGAGCGAGTGAGCTTTCTAAAATAGCTAAACAAATAGCTCTTAGTGAAGTTGCTCAAAAAGAGGGCTGGGATGAAGCTCTTATCTCGAATATACTTGGAAAATATAAGAAAAAGTTAGTTAGAACAGGTATTATAAAAGATAAAAAAAGAGCCGACGGAAGAGGTCTAAAAGATGTTAGGCCGATCAGTATAGAGACGAATATTTTGCCAAATGCACATGGAAGTTGTCTATTTACCCGCGGTCAAACTCAAGCTCTTGTTGTAACTACTTTAGGTACCGATAATGATGCTCAAATGAGTGAGTACTTGACAGAAAAAAATGCAGTTGCCGATAAATTTATGTTTAATTATAATTTTCCTGGATTTAGCGTAGGCGAGGCAAGTCCTTTAAAGGCTCCTGGACGACGCGAGTTAGGACATGGAAATTTAGCAAAAAGAGCTCTTTATCCAAGTATAGATTTAAATAGTCCGTACTCGTTAAGAGTTGTTAGCGAAATTTTAGAAAGTAACGGTTCAAGTTCTATGGCTAGTGTATGTGGCGGCTCTTTGTCACTTAGAGCAGCAGGAGTCGAAACGATCAAGCTTGTAGCCGGAGTAGCGATGGGGCTTGTATTTGAAGGTGATGAGCACGCTGTTTTAACAGATATAATGGGGCTTGAAGACCACGATGGAGATATGGACTTCAAGGTCGCAGGCTCAAAAGACGGCATCACCGCTCTTCAGATGGATATCAAATTAGGCGGAATTAGTTTAGATGTATTAAAAGAAGCGCTATACCAAGCAAAAGAAGCTAGAGATCATATTTTAAATTTAATGGTTAAAGCAGATGAAGAAATAGTCGTGAATGAGGATGTTTTACCAAAGTTAGAGTTATTTAGCGTAGATCCTAGTAAAATAGTTGATATAATAGGACAGGCCGGAAAAACCATAAAAGAGATTATAGAAAAATTTGAAGTTAGCATAGATCTTGACAGAGATAAAGGCGAAGTAAAGATAGCCGGGGGAGAGAGACAAAAGGTAGAAGCTGCTAAAGATTATATTATACAAATTACGCAAAAAGAGCAGAGAAGCGGCGGTTTTAGGAACAAAAGAGAGTATAAAAACGTAACTCCTTTTAACATAGGTGATGAGTTTGAAGGCGAAATTAAAAAAATGGCTGCTTTTGGTGCATTTATATCTTTAAGAGATGGAGTTGACGGGCTTTTACATATTTCAAAAATAGTTTCACCTTTAAAAGAGGGTGATACGATAAAGGTAAAAGTTTCAGATATTAAAGGCGGAAAAATATCATTGGATCTTAATTAA
- a CDS encoding phosphoribosyltransferase family protein, translated as MISPDDLKFENELDAAEKLLDILPKNELIDNDFVVVGSSLDSVVLTDKVASSLQLSYELLFSEQILAPNNPECEIGMVSETEEIVVNDELIKAFNISLDFIYGEAHRKYEEKILKNVYRYRKGKLLGDLKGKNILLIDEGCQTGATALVCIKTLINLEARSIVYATPLMPLNIVPYLNTLVDSIFCVKKIANFVDVDFYYKDKISPSSEAIMSILEDSPYYLPLQK; from the coding sequence GTGATAAGTCCAGATGATCTTAAATTTGAAAATGAGCTTGACGCCGCTGAAAAGCTACTTGATATACTGCCAAAAAACGAGCTTATAGACAATGATTTCGTTGTTGTTGGATCATCTTTAGATTCTGTTGTATTGACAGATAAAGTAGCTTCATCTTTGCAGTTGAGTTATGAGCTACTTTTTAGTGAACAAATTTTAGCACCAAATAATCCAGAATGCGAGATAGGAATGGTGAGCGAAACTGAAGAGATAGTCGTAAATGATGAGCTTATAAAAGCTTTTAATATATCTTTGGATTTTATATATGGAGAGGCTCATAGAAAATATGAAGAAAAAATATTAAAAAATGTGTATAGATATAGAAAAGGAAAGTTGTTAGGTGATTTAAAAGGAAAGAATATTTTGCTCATAGATGAGGGTTGCCAGACAGGTGCTACGGCTTTGGTATGTATAAAAACTCTTATAAATTTAGAAGCTAGATCCATTGTTTATGCTACACCTCTTATGCCTTTAAATATAGTGCCATATCTAAATACCTTAGTCGATAGTATATTTTGTGTTAAAAAGATAGCGAATTTTGTTGACGTGGATTTTTATTATAAAGATAAAATATCCCCCTCATCAGAAGCCATTATGTCTATTTTAGAAGATAGTCCGTATTACTTACCATTACAAAAATAA
- a CDS encoding LPS-assembly protein LptD yields the protein MENIEFLADSVEKNGNIVNANGNVLLYSQNYLVTADRAIYDQKSEIVELFGNVNMLRGDSETSRSNYVMINLKTNDLNFDGSFAMDKNKEIWIQSDESCSTEETYFASKSIVSSCNVQDPDWHINFSSGELDKQSKFMHLYNPVFYIKDTPVFYMPYFGFSTDKTRRTGFLSPQIAYSKSNGVMYLQPFYIAIADEWDLEFDPQIRTNRGSGIYSTFRFADSPYSGGLIRSGIFNEKNSYKEKENLKNRNHTGFEVQYDRDRLVKYLIDGDFTEGLWLRYTKLNDIDYLNLRGKKNGDYDSLVQSKLNYFITTDENYFGAYAKYYIDTAKISSKYGNDDTLQELPKLQYHNFTSTFIVPNLIYSFDAKYHNYTRSIGTRASQYEIDFPVGLNFNILDDYANFSITENIYATHIAYKNNRLYANGEFIDDNFNDYINHYHKFLIETDLAKAYNNFYHTINLKLDYIKPGYSNGNIENNLLKYYMIDQSGNNIKLTDSNLFEENFVSGLDKKYSKESTTADFVQFFYGSDGQKFLRHSIKQGFNIDDSDFENLENRLNLYFGNFNFANKIEYSHIDNSLAKIQSGTSYANSRFNVALWHTYDKNSDNKLIYDKESYLSSSLSINLPRNYRFFAGFDYDVQRSYTKMWRTGINYKRKCWDYSLVYQEDIEPKNTSAGLESKKSQGFYLYFSFYPLGGVGYDFSIEQNNEAKQ from the coding sequence GTGGAAAATATTGAATTTTTGGCTGATAGTGTTGAAAAAAACGGAAACATAGTTAATGCAAACGGCAACGTTCTTTTATATTCTCAAAATTATTTGGTTACTGCTGATAGAGCTATATATGATCAAAAAAGTGAAATTGTAGAGCTTTTTGGAAATGTAAATATGTTAAGAGGCGATAGCGAAACATCGCGTTCAAACTATGTGATGATAAATTTAAAAACAAATGATTTGAATTTTGACGGTAGTTTTGCTATGGATAAAAATAAAGAGATCTGGATACAAAGCGATGAAAGCTGTAGTACTGAAGAGACGTATTTTGCTTCTAAATCTATCGTATCTAGTTGCAATGTTCAAGATCCAGATTGGCATATAAATTTTAGCAGCGGTGAGTTAGATAAACAGAGCAAATTTATGCATCTTTATAATCCTGTTTTTTATATAAAAGATACGCCTGTTTTTTATATGCCGTATTTTGGATTTTCTACCGATAAAACTAGAAGAACAGGCTTTTTGTCGCCTCAAATAGCATACAGCAAGAGTAACGGAGTTATGTACTTACAACCGTTTTATATAGCTATAGCCGACGAGTGGGACTTGGAGTTTGATCCGCAAATAAGAACAAATAGAGGAAGCGGTATTTACTCTACATTTAGATTTGCAGATTCGCCTTATTCTGGTGGACTTATCAGAAGTGGTATATTTAATGAAAAAAATAGTTATAAAGAAAAAGAGAATTTAAAAAATAGAAATCATACGGGTTTTGAAGTTCAATATGATAGAGATAGATTGGTAAAATATCTAATAGACGGTGATTTTACTGAAGGTTTATGGCTTAGATATACAAAGTTAAATGATATAGATTATCTTAATTTACGCGGTAAAAAAAATGGAGATTATGATTCGCTTGTGCAGTCTAAATTAAATTATTTTATAACTACCGACGAAAATTATTTTGGTGCTTATGCAAAATACTATATAGACACTGCAAAAATCAGTTCGAAATACGGAAACGACGATACTCTTCAAGAGCTTCCAAAGTTACAGTATCACAATTTCACATCAACTTTTATAGTGCCGAATTTAATATATTCATTTGATGCTAAATATCATAATTATACAAGAAGTATCGGAACTAGAGCATCTCAATACGAGATAGATTTTCCAGTCGGTTTAAATTTTAATATTTTAGATGATTACGCAAACTTTTCAATAACGGAAAATATATATGCGACTCATATAGCATATAAAAATAATAGACTTTATGCAAATGGTGAGTTTATAGATGATAATTTTAATGACTACATAAACCATTACCATAAATTTCTTATAGAAACAGATTTAGCAAAAGCTTATAACAACTTCTATCATACCATAAATTTAAAACTTGATTATATAAAACCCGGTTATTCTAATGGAAATATAGAAAATAATTTACTAAAATACTATATGATAGATCAAAGTGGTAATAATATAAAATTAACCGATTCAAATTTATTTGAAGAAAATTTTGTGAGCGGACTTGACAAAAAATATAGCAAAGAAAGCACTACTGCTGATTTTGTACAGTTTTTTTATGGCTCTGATGGACAGAAATTTTTAAGACATAGTATAAAACAAGGATTTAATATAGACGACAGTGATTTTGAAAATTTAGAAAATAGGCTGAATTTATATTTTGGTAATTTTAATTTTGCAAATAAGATTGAGTATTCACACATAGATAATAGTTTGGCGAAAATTCAAAGCGGAACTAGCTACGCGAATTCACGTTTTAACGTCGCTTTGTGGCATACATACGATAAAAATAGCGACAATAAATTAATTTATGATAAAGAGAGTTATTTGAGTTCGTCTTTGAGTATAAATTTACCTAGAAATTATAGGTTTTTTGCGGGTTTTGACTATGACGTTCAAAGAAGTTATACGAAGATGTGGAGAACCGGTATCAATTACAAAAGAAAATGCTGGGATTATAGTCTTGTATATCAAGAAGATATAGAACCGAAAAATACCAGCGCCGGTTTAGAATCCAAAAAAAGTCAAGGGTTCTATCTGTATTTTAGTTTTTATCCATTAGGCGGGGTTGGATATGACTTTTCTATAGAGCAAAATAATGAGGCGAAACAGTGA
- a CDS encoding RDD family protein, with protein MSENLLDKLDRENIEVASINKRLWAYCVDEILISLLFMLAYYNALAKASDDIEALMLMISNMVFQIALLRVIYQTFFIWYYGATPGKMIFKIICIDTVMLSKPSLQASFLRAVVRVLSEWLFYLGFVWALSNQARQTWHDKLAKTVVCNAY; from the coding sequence ATGAGTGAAAATTTATTAGATAAATTAGATAGAGAAAATATAGAAGTAGCAAGCATAAATAAAAGACTTTGGGCTTACTGCGTAGATGAAATTCTGATAAGTTTGTTGTTCATGTTAGCGTACTATAACGCGTTAGCTAAAGCTTCAGATGATATAGAGGCTCTCATGCTTATGATATCAAATATGGTTTTTCAGATTGCACTTTTAAGAGTTATTTATCAGACGTTTTTCATCTGGTACTATGGTGCGACCCCCGGAAAAATGATCTTTAAAATCATATGCATAGATACTGTTATGCTATCTAAGCCTAGTTTGCAGGCTAGTTTTTTAAGAGCTGTTGTAAGAGTGCTTAGCGAATGGCTGTTTTATTTAGGATTTGTGTGGGCTCTTAGCAATCAAGCTAGACAAACTTGGCACGATAAGTTGGCTAAAACAGTGGTTTGTAATGCTTATTAA
- the purD gene encoding phosphoribosylamine--glycine ligase codes for MNILIIGSGGREYAIALRLKQDENVKNIYFSPGNGATTKIGQNIITKDFHELAQFAKSNNIDLTIVGPENALSAGVVDIFKQNGLNIFGPSKAAAMLESSKAYMKEFLAKNCIRTAKFINTDSYDEASKFIDSLSSTVVVKADGLCAGKGVIIAKNHEEAKKAALDMLSGESFGDAGKRIIVEEFLDGFELSFFAICDGENFVSLPVAQDHKRLLDNDKGPNTGGMGAYAPSPLADAKLIKRVEDEIVHTTLKGMQEEGAPFCGVLFVGLMIVNNTPYVLEFNVRFGDPECEVLMPLIDGNLSQILLDAATKKLTNISLKNSVAIAVVLASKNYPYSSSQKAKIIVEHVPDGTHIDYAGVSSNGDELYADGGRVLVAVAVGQDIKEAHKKAYELVKNIKFDGMQYRKDIAYQALK; via the coding sequence ATGAATATTTTAATTATAGGAAGCGGTGGCAGAGAATACGCCATAGCGCTTAGATTAAAACAAGATGAAAATGTTAAAAATATATACTTTAGCCCCGGAAACGGCGCAACAACTAAAATCGGTCAAAATATAATCACAAAAGATTTTCATGAGTTGGCACAATTTGCTAAATCAAATAATATAGATTTAACTATAGTCGGACCTGAAAATGCTTTAAGCGCAGGAGTTGTTGATATATTTAAACAAAATGGTTTAAATATCTTTGGTCCTAGCAAAGCAGCAGCAATGCTTGAAAGCTCTAAAGCGTATATGAAAGAGTTTTTGGCTAAAAACTGTATAAGAACTGCTAAATTTATTAATACAGATAGTTATGACGAAGCTTCTAAATTTATAGATAGCTTAAGCAGCACGGTAGTTGTAAAAGCCGATGGATTATGCGCAGGGAAAGGCGTTATAATAGCTAAAAATCACGAAGAAGCTAAAAAAGCCGCACTAGATATGCTTAGCGGAGAAAGCTTTGGAGATGCCGGCAAACGCATTATCGTAGAAGAGTTTTTGGATGGTTTTGAGCTCTCGTTTTTTGCTATTTGTGATGGCGAAAATTTCGTATCTTTACCAGTAGCGCAGGATCACAAACGTCTTTTAGATAATGACAAAGGTCCAAATACGGGAGGAATGGGAGCTTATGCGCCAAGTCCTCTTGCAGACGCTAAGCTTATAAAACGTGTTGAAGATGAGATAGTGCATACGACTTTAAAAGGTATGCAAGAAGAAGGGGCACCGTTTTGCGGAGTTTTATTTGTAGGACTTATGATAGTAAATAATACTCCTTATGTTCTTGAGTTTAACGTAAGATTCGGTGATCCCGAATGCGAGGTTCTTATGCCTTTGATAGATGGGAATTTAAGCCAAATTCTACTAGACGCCGCAACAAAAAAATTAACAAACATAAGCCTAAAAAATAGTGTTGCTATAGCAGTTGTGCTAGCTAGTAAAAATTATCCGTATAGTTCAAGCCAAAAGGCTAAAATCATAGTAGAACATGTTCCAGACGGTACCCATATAGATTACGCCGGAGTAAGTAGTAATGGTGATGAACTTTACGCTGATGGCGGCAGGGTTTTAGTCGCTGTAGCAGTAGGGCAAGATATAAAAGAGGCTCATAAAAAAGCTTATGAACTTGTAAAGAATATTAAATTTGACGGTATGCAATACCGCAAAGATATAGCGTATCAGGCACTTAAATGA
- a CDS encoding uroporphyrinogen-III synthase, which translates to MIYLVSNTPYNLDEVINLKVCEIVFYKFNLNLNDFDAAVFTSKNGVNALKFNNIKCENLDIFAISNSTAQACKEFGFKRIFEGFNAHGNEFAKEIYPCLRGKKVLYISAKDTVSGLSSFLQSNGVDINTLIAYENRLLKLNLKKPEDGSIIIFTSPKNVEGFLSNFSWNDSYKAIAIGKTTAKALDFVTEAIISPTQQISECVNIAKSYKI; encoded by the coding sequence ATGATATATTTAGTGTCAAATACGCCATATAATCTTGATGAGGTGATAAATTTAAAAGTATGCGAGATAGTATTTTATAAATTTAATTTAAATTTAAATGATTTTGACGCGGCTGTTTTTACCAGTAAAAACGGTGTAAATGCACTTAAATTTAATAATATAAAATGTGAAAATTTAGATATATTTGCCATAAGCAATTCAACTGCGCAAGCTTGTAAAGAGTTTGGTTTTAAGAGGATTTTTGAAGGTTTTAATGCTCACGGAAACGAATTTGCCAAAGAGATTTACCCTTGTTTAAGAGGCAAAAAAGTACTTTATATAAGCGCAAAAGATACTGTTTCTGGTTTGAGTAGTTTTTTGCAAAGTAACGGCGTGGATATAAACACTTTGATAGCTTATGAAAATAGACTTTTAAAGTTAAATTTAAAAAAACCTGAAGACGGATCTATCATTATTTTCACAAGTCCAAAAAATGTAGAAGGATTTTTGAGCAATTTTAGCTGGAATGATAGCTATAAAGCTATTGCGATTGGTAAAACTACGGCTAAAGCGTTAGACTTCGTTACTGAAGCAATTATAAGCCCTACTCAGCAGATAAGCGAATGTGTAAATATTGCAAAAAGTTACAAAATATAA
- a CDS encoding DNA-deoxyinosine glycosylase, with protein MPTHPFKPVFDSRSKILILGSFPSVKSREMGFYYAHSQNRFWKVLIALFGSEHLRNVQDKIDFLLKHQVAIHDAAYSCSVKGSSDNSISSVKPANLDLIFENADIKAVFANGNTSYAICKKFYDFEVIKLPSTSPANAKFSLEKLVDEWKIILKYLE; from the coding sequence ATGCCGACTCACCCATTTAAACCGGTTTTTGATAGCAGATCAAAAATACTCATTTTAGGCTCATTTCCATCGGTAAAGTCTCGGGAAATGGGCTTTTATTACGCTCATTCGCAAAATAGATTTTGGAAGGTTTTAATCGCGCTTTTTGGTTCTGAACATTTACGAAACGTTCAAGATAAAATAGACTTTTTGCTTAAACATCAAGTGGCGATTCACGACGCAGCTTATAGCTGTTCGGTAAAAGGCTCATCGGATAATTCTATATCGAGCGTTAAGCCGGCAAATTTGGATCTAATTTTTGAAAATGCAGATATAAAGGCTGTTTTTGCAAACGGAAATACGTCTTATGCGATTTGCAAAAAATTTTATGATTTTGAAGTGATAAAACTTCCTTCCACTAGCCCCGCAAATGCTAAGTTTAGTTTAGAAAAACTTGTAGATGAATGGAAAATTATATTAAAGTATCTGGAGTAA